The DNA region cTAATAATTCTTTCTTTCCACACATATGATTGCTACATCCTGAATTAAAAAACCAAGTATCTTCTTTTTTAGTGGTTTATGTATTCACAAAAGCCATCAATAACATCTCCTCTTGAATCTCTTCATAATTCACTTCTTTACTAGAGCATTCTCATTGAAAATGTCCCAGCTTGTGACATCTGAAACATTCTACCGTGGCTTTATTGAAACTCTACGTGCCTCATCCTCTTCCTTTAGCCACCATGATCTTTAGCCCAACCACCAGAACGATCTCCATAAGTGATCTTCAaagcattttctttttcatcatgAGATCCCATACGTTGTTCATGCATAAGCAAGCTTCTTTGTAATTAATCAATGGTTAGTATACTCGTATTCGGGACTCCTCAATACTACAAACAACGTAATTAAACTTGCTAGTCATCGATCTCAAAATCTTTTGGACAACAGTACCATCCTCCATAACCTCACTGTTAGCCATCATTTTATTGACTATGATGAGAGTTCAAGCAAAAAACTCATTAACAAATTCCCCTACTTTCATACGAAGAATTTCAAATCTCTGTGAAGAGCTTGCAGGTGTGCAGGTTCGACTCGTGTTGTGCCTTGATATTTTTTCTTCATGGAATCCCATATGCTCTTTGTTGTATCATTGTTAAGAATCGTCTCCAGAATTGTACGATCCAAAGCCTAAAACAAATAGTTCTTGGCTTTCaaatcttttagtttttttttttttatcttcaatGCTCATTTTCTGTGCATCAATTGCACCATCTGCTACAACAAGAATACCATTCTCCACCAATCCCCAATATTCATTGGAACGTAAAAAATTCTCTATAAGCATCGCCCAATGATCATAATGCCTATCAAACTTCAGAACTGCTGGTTGCACAAATGATCACTCTGTTGCCATAGTTTAAGAAGACTGCTGTTTCTAAATGAACTAGGCTCTTTAATGGACCTAATATCAAATGTTAAGAacaagaaagaataattaaagaacaaaagaaatggaGGAGAATGATCTTTTACATTGAGTAAAACTGAAAATACTGGGCTATTATATAGCCTTACATAGCaactaaaaaatagaaaataaataagtcACTACTAACaaccaaataaaattaaacaactaAAATATTCCATGAAAATAgggatttattaaataaattttaaccaACCAACTCTATCAATgactaatttctaattaatgattGGCTGGTTAGACTTCAGGTTAATatgcaaaaattatatattaggaTTATGGTCCTCAAAGTACATATACATAACTTTTTTAACGTCCCATCTTTATAAAAGAGAGATTTACTTTATCTAAAATACTTCTGtattaatttggaagatcaaagcCGCAATACTTTAAGATTTCAAGATATTGATGGATTCATATATTTTTTCTCAtctaatttttattcttaatgATCTGACATGATAGATCTCTATTTATCAagttttatatcaaaattttacaaTTCTAATACTAAAGATCACCTATTGTAATTATATAGCATGGAAAGGGTGagcaaaaatagtaaaaagttcTTATaggtttgaatatatatataaaccaattGTAAATGAAGGGTAAATTTATGTAAATCATATTTATCTTTTTTAGTTAATATAAATGAAGgggaattttataatttttctactAAATTCGCTTTTAAAAAACCAAAAgctacaatttttaatttttttgggttgAGTTTTCAAGCCAATTTGAAAAATTAGTTTTATTTGAAAAGCTACTTTTTGACTCGAAAAACTAAAGGCTCAAAATGAGCCCAGAAAGAGCTTGGCTCAAATCAAgcccaaaaaataaaaactcgcttCTAACTCACCCAACCGTCGCCGTGATCTAGCGAGGGTGCGACCAGGACATTCGGGGATAAAGGCTTGAAAAAACAACGGCATCTTAGAGCCAGCTAAAACCACGGATAGAAGAGGAGCCATAGCCATCAGGAGCGGCATCAGCCATTCTGTGAGTCTAAAACACATCAACAACCAATCAAACGGAAACCAAAGCGACGACGCCTTTCTATATGCGCAGCAAGGGCCTTGACGAAGCATGAGAAAACAAAAGTCCCGAGGAATTACCAGACTGGAAAGAAGAAAAGCATGGAGAGGACCCACAAGGCGATCGGGAACCAAACAGCCCACCATTCGAGATGTAGGAGATCTCgggctttttttatttaaaaaaaaacaaagtaaaagtaTCAGGCAGCTCGCGTCGACCAGCAGAGAAGGGTTTCCCTTCTTTCATCACAGAGAAGGGAGAAGATGATGAGTGGGTTGAAGTTTTTAAGTATTCTTGCAGGGAAACCATATATGCATTGAAATTTTAGTTCGTTAAAGTTTAGCTAAAAGTTTCATACAATGAAACAACCATTCTATTTTATTCCAATATTTTCAAATAGATCATTTCAAGTCCATAGTGTGCAACAAATTAACATATtgcaaaggcaaaaaaaaaaaaaaggatacaCCATAGAAGACCCTCTTTGAAGCCCTGATCAAGTTCACAATCCCTATCAACATGCTAATTCCTTAAAATTCTACTGACCAAATCTATATAATATATCTAAATCACCTAAAGTTGATTGCTGGGGATGGGAAAAGGCGTTCTGTAAGCCACTGCAGAGGTCCCAGTGCCTCAGCTCTCTTCTTCCTCCAAAACCAAATGGCAGCTTCGTACTGTTCATTGCGTATCGTTTTAGTGGCTGCTTTCCAATCATAATTCTCCATTTCTTCACGTGCAGCTTTGCCTATGGTTTCCCTCAGTTCCTTATTTTCTAACAGGGGCACCAGTTTCCTCATGCAGTCCTCAGTATCTCCAGGAGTAAAGAGAAAGCCGGTTTTGCCCTCCTGCTCTGCAGGAATTATATCCGGGATTCCCCCAGCACGAGCACCTACCACCGGGATTCCTGATGACATGGCCTCCAAAACAACAAGTCCGAGCGTCTCCGACTCCGAAGGCATCACAAACACATCCCCACTTGCATATGCCTCAGACAGCTCTTCACCTTGTAACATACCTGTAAAAACTGCAGGCATGCCTGTAAACAATTTTTCTAGCTCTTCCCTGCAAACAACACATCTTATTTTGGGAGTGAGTACGATATTCAATCTGAGCCATCTAATAGAAGATATAGATATTCCTCCAGAGTAGAGTTAAATTCATGAACATTAAACGGATTACCTGTACGGTCCATCCCCAATAAAAGCAATTCTTGCTTCTGGAAGCCTGTCCATAACACTGTACAATCATATATTCCCAATGTTAAAATTCTGCAAAATTCATGCATTGGAAGAGTAATGGTTGCAATGAAAATCTAACAGAACTCTCTGTTTCTTCTTTTCAGCTATGACATGGTATTATGTACCACAAATGATTATAAAGGAAGCTATTAGCAACAATTTTTCATGCAATTCATAAATGGTACCTTTTGAGGAAATCTAAGCTCTTCTCAACTCCAACACGTCCAACATGAATTATTAGTGGTTTTTCTGGTTCACCATTGCTGTATAAAGCAAATATATATAGCATTACAAAACTGTAATTGAGGAgaggaagaaaataaagattaaacACAGCACCTCAATCTTAATCGCATTTCATGAGAGCGATATCGAGGGTGGAAACTTTCAGAATCCACACCCTTGTTCCAAAGGCGAATCTTATTAGCTGGAAGTATTGACATATAAAAAGCTGGTTAGCCTAAGATTCAGCTACATAGATTAATGCAAAGCCAAGTTAAATTGGATAAAgctattttgaattttgataatataCTATGTTTACCTGAAGTTACCTTAGCTTCTTGGAGATCCCTCGCAATTGCAGCTGATGGAACAAGTGTGAGATCAGCTGCTCTGTGAAGAAATTCTGATAGGGACAAAGGAACTGTCATTGCTCAGACTTAGGCATGGAAATTGACTAAAAAGGAGGGAAAAGAAGGCATCTTACGCACTTATTATTAACCACATAGGTTTAACCAACCAACTAAATGTGTATCTTGGGATATACCTGTAGAATGAAACAAAAAGTTAGATTTGGGCGTCAGGTCCATGTAACAGCTCGAGTAGTTTTAAACCTGCAATGGTAAACCTTC from Gossypium hirsutum isolate 1008001.06 chromosome A04, Gossypium_hirsutum_v2.1, whole genome shotgun sequence includes:
- the LOC107930130 gene encoding sulfoquinovosyl transferase SQD2, giving the protein MTITEVREEENPPLIDPENDSRHRRIALFVEPSPFSYVSGYKNRFQNFIRYLREMGDEVMVVTTHEGVPQEFYGAKLVGSRSFPCPWYQNVPLSLALSPRIISQVSQFKPDIIHASSPGIMVFGALAIAKLLSVPIVMSYHTHVPVYIPRYTFSWLVKPMWLIIKFLHRAADLTLVPSAAIARDLQEAKVTSANKIRLWNKGVDSESFHPRYRSHEMRLRLSNGEPEKPLIIHVGRVGVEKSLDFLKSVMDRLPEARIAFIGDGPYREELEKLFTGMPAVFTGMLQGEELSEAYASGDVFVMPSESETLGLVVLEAMSSGIPVVGARAGGIPDIIPAEQEGKTGFLFTPGDTEDCMRKLVPLLENKELRETIGKAAREEMENYDWKAATKTIRNEQYEAAIWFWRKKRAEALGPLQWLTERLFPSPAINFR